GGGTCAAATGACATTTCCTACTGCATCCAGCGGAACCATACCATGCAAATGTGGTAATCTTGCAATTGCTGAACGACCTCAGTCAAAGCCTGAAAAGCTGCCTCAACCCAATCACTAGGATTTTGTTCTGTCCAACCACGATGCGGTGTGAGTAACGGATAGCTACGCCTTGCTTGGGCAGCGATCGCACATTGCAAAGTAACTGCAACAACCCGCACCCCACTAGTACCAAAGTCTATGCTGATCGCAACATTATTATCAACCAAACTTAAAGT
The genomic region above belongs to Chroogloeocystis siderophila 5.2 s.c.1 and contains:
- a CDS encoding FGGY family carbohydrate kinase, whose protein sequence is MTLSLVDNNVAISIDFGTSGVRVVAVTLQCAIAAQARRSYPLLTPHRGWTEQNPSDWVEAAFQALTEVVQQLQDYHICMVWFRWMQ